From the Conexivisphaerales archaeon genome, the window ACAGTAACTTGCCTTGGGATAGGACCTGCTCCTTCTCAACTTGTCAATAAATTAACTGGTAAGCTGAAACTGCTTTGAATTACAAAATTGTAAGCAGTTCGAAATTAGAAAAGAGCTTTGGGATTCTGTGTTATGGCACATCCTTCAACGGTATAGGAGGTGTAATCAAGAAGAAGCCCGAAGATTTTGTCGTGGCTGAGGTTTTGAAGGATAATGCAAGAAGGCTGATAGGTAAGACAGGAAAAGGCTATCCTCTTTACATACTTTCCAAAAAAGAAGTAGACACTCTAGAGGCGAAGGCTGTTATCGAAAAGTCGATAAAAGCCAATGTAAACATATTAGGCTTGAAGGATAGGAAAGCGCTGACTTATCAGTTTGTTTCTGCCAGGAAGAAAATAAGGTTTCAGGAAAGGGTGGAAGGGAAAGGTTTCAAAGCTATACTTACGGCCTTTACACTTAAGCCTCTGACTAAAGCCGACCTGTTTGGCAACAGCTTCAGAATTGTTGTCAGAGAAGCGAAATTGCATGATGATGCAATTGTAATGCTGAAAGATGAACTGGCTGAAGGAAAGATACCTAATTACTATGGTCCCCAGAGGTTCGGGTACAGCATATCGAACCATGTTGTGGGCAAGCATATAATCAAGAAAGAATTTGCTGATGCTGCAGGGCTGATATTTGGAGATTCTCTACCAAAAGATGATCCAATATCTTCGCTCAGAACTGTACCCTTACAGCTGAGAAGATTGTATGTGTCAGCTTATCAGTCATACCTGTTCAATCTCTGCGTGAGCAGAGTTCTTGAGGAAGGTCATTTAGACAAAAGGGGTCTCTTTATTACATTCCATAAAAATGAGTTGAAGGTGGACCAGAGCATAAGGACTGAGACCTCTGCAGGCAATGATACAACTTTTGTAAGGCTCTGTCCTCTGCCAGGTTACTCGTTCAGGGATAGGGATGACATGCTCTTTAAAAAGATGAGGGATGTGATGACCGAAGAAGGTGTAACTCCATCACAATTCTATGTGAAAGAAATGCAGGAGCTGAGTGCAGAAGGAGGATTGAGGCCATTTTCCATGATTGGCTGGTTGAAAGGATGGAGATTTGACGAAAACCTTACCATAAACTTCGTCTTGCTGACTGGAAATTATGCTACAGTTTTACTGAGAGAGCTGATGAAGACTACCATTCAAAGTTGAGGATCTTCTGGAACCTCAGTGAATCAAGCAGTCCTTCTGCGTAACCAGCCTGAATCAAGGCAAGCTCAGGCTTACCGTCCAGTAAAAACCTCTGTGCATCTGATAGGTAGCATTCTACGTTTTCGAACACATCATCCAGGTTGTCTATACCTTTCTCCTTTGCAATTCTCCTCCCCTTCTCCAAAGCCATCATGGTTTTGTGAATGGCCTTGTTGACCAGTGTAGCATGAGGGGGTTCAAGTTTGGTATTCGACTGTTCGAGTATGTTCTTATCAACTTCAGCTAGAGTTGCTAGGGCATCGGCTTCTGTATAATGAAGCTCGGAAGGAATTATCACGCTGTGAGGAGGCTCTCCAAAATTCTTCGTCATCATATCCTTCAGCCTACCAGCACATATCATCTGGGAAGACCAGCCCACCCTTGAGGCAACTATGACAAGCCTGTCATCCTTGAAGACACCCAGTTTGTAGTTCTCCTCCATCCTTCTGAGCTTTGCAAGCAGTTCTGATGGAGCCAAGTATTCGCCAGAATCGCTGTCATATTCCAGAAGGAAGAGGGTATGTCTGTTTCTTGTCAAGTTATCCTTTACCTCTGGGTAAAGGGAATCTTCAACCACCTTATCGTTTCTCACAGCGGTTATAATTTTTCCCAGCTTGTAGATGTGAAGACCTGTCTCTCCGAATATCGCGTTTATTATGCTTGAAGAGTAAAAGATCCTGACAGGTATCCCCATCTCCTTTGCTCTCTGTTTCAGAATGATATGCGTTGTTGCAAGGAAGGGGTCTCCCACTGTTATTACGGCAACAGCAGCTTGCTTTGCTTCATCAAGAATCTTTCTACCATCTTCAAGAAGGGTCCTTGATGCTCTCTGGATATTCTTTCCGAGCTCTGAACTCAAATCATGAAGCAGATCTGGAGGCCACGGGCTTGTGTACATGTCAGCATAGATGATGTCGCATTCCTTTAGATATTTTAAGCCTCCCATAGGGACACTGGCCATTCCCTGAACGCCAAGCCCTACGAGACCTAGAGTCAATTTGGGTACCTGAAGAAGTCAATCCATCATACTAGGTTTATAAGTTTGACATAAAATCCTAGCTTTGGCTGAAGCTGGTTTTGTTAGCATAAAATTCAATCATGACTGACGCGCCTTAAATGCAAAGAGTTTCGCTTTATACTTAAATATACAGGCAAGGCTGGCAAGAAAAACGGGCCTGTAGCTCAGCCAGGTAGAGCAGTCGGCTCTTAACCGACGGGTCATGGGTTCGAATCCCACCAGGCCCGCTTATTTTATTAACCGAATCCTTTGTTACAATGGTACTGTAACCCTATTATATCAATGTCTAACAGCAAGTATTCTCATCTGCTTGATGATGAAGATGTC encodes:
- the truD gene encoding tRNA pseudouridine(13) synthase TruD → MNYKIVSSSKLEKSFGILCYGTSFNGIGGVIKKKPEDFVVAEVLKDNARRLIGKTGKGYPLYILSKKEVDTLEAKAVIEKSIKANVNILGLKDRKALTYQFVSARKKIRFQERVEGKGFKAILTAFTLKPLTKADLFGNSFRIVVREAKLHDDAIVMLKDELAEGKIPNYYGPQRFGYSISNHVVGKHIIKKEFADAAGLIFGDSLPKDDPISSLRTVPLQLRRLYVSAYQSYLFNLCVSRVLEEGHLDKRGLFITFHKNELKVDQSIRTETSAGNDTTFVRLCPLPGYSFRDRDDMLFKKMRDVMTEEGVTPSQFYVKEMQELSAEGGLRPFSMIGWLKGWRFDENLTINFVLLTGNYATVLLRELMKTTIQS
- the dph5 gene encoding diphthine synthase; the protein is MTLGLVGLGVQGMASVPMGGLKYLKECDIIYADMYTSPWPPDLLHDLSSELGKNIQRASRTLLEDGRKILDEAKQAAVAVITVGDPFLATTHIILKQRAKEMGIPVRIFYSSSIINAIFGETGLHIYKLGKIITAVRNDKVVEDSLYPEVKDNLTRNRHTLFLLEYDSDSGEYLAPSELLAKLRRMEENYKLGVFKDDRLVIVASRVGWSSQMICAGRLKDMMTKNFGEPPHSVIIPSELHYTEADALATLAEVDKNILEQSNTKLEPPHATLVNKAIHKTMMALEKGRRIAKEKGIDNLDDVFENVECYLSDAQRFLLDGKPELALIQAGYAEGLLDSLRFQKILNFEW